In Leisingera methylohalidivorans DSM 14336, a single genomic region encodes these proteins:
- a CDS encoding MmcB family DNA repair protein, whose translation MMEDLQPGQKLARGVARYLRSLGYAPLEEFVPVRGLRVDVMALGPKGELWVIECKSSRADFQSDSKWEGYLDWCDRYFWAVDLEFPTELLPDGSGLIIADPYYAEIIRMAPEDKLPPARRKKLIQKFAMDSARRLQALRDPRLGRDGLLLGGAGDGTPEE comes from the coding sequence ATGATGGAGGATCTGCAGCCCGGACAGAAACTCGCCCGCGGGGTGGCGCGCTACCTGCGCTCGCTGGGCTATGCACCGCTGGAAGAATTTGTGCCGGTCCGGGGCTTGCGCGTCGATGTGATGGCGCTGGGCCCCAAGGGGGAGCTGTGGGTGATCGAGTGCAAGTCCAGCCGCGCTGATTTCCAGTCCGACAGCAAATGGGAGGGCTATCTGGACTGGTGCGACCGCTATTTCTGGGCGGTGGATCTGGAGTTTCCCACCGAGCTGCTGCCGGACGGCTCAGGGCTGATCATTGCAGACCCTTATTATGCCGAGATCATCCGCATGGCGCCGGAAGACAAGCTGCCGCCGGCGCGCCGCAAAAAGCTGATTCAGAAATTCGCGATGGATTCCGCCCGCCGCCTTCAGGCTCTGCGCGATCCGCGCCTGGGCCGCGACGGGCTGCTGCTGGGCGGCGCAGGAGACGGCACGCCGGAGGAGTGA
- the nusB gene encoding transcription antitermination factor NusB, producing the protein MSTQDSRPKGNGKNQMRSAARLYAVQALFQMEHSGLTFDKVIVEFEDHRFGAVYEGDEMAEGDNKVFRKLIREAVNHQAQIDQMTDRALVAKWPIARIDPTLRALFRAAGSELTQSDTPPKVVINEFVDIARAFFPEGKEPKFVNAVLDHMAREAKPEAF; encoded by the coding sequence ATGAGCACCCAGGACAGCCGCCCCAAGGGCAACGGCAAGAATCAGATGAGATCGGCAGCCCGGCTTTATGCCGTGCAGGCGCTGTTCCAGATGGAGCATAGCGGCCTCACCTTCGACAAGGTGATCGTCGAGTTTGAGGACCACCGTTTCGGCGCTGTCTATGAAGGGGACGAAATGGCAGAGGGGGACAACAAGGTCTTCCGCAAGCTGATACGCGAAGCCGTTAACCACCAGGCGCAGATCGACCAGATGACTGACCGGGCGCTGGTGGCGAAATGGCCGATTGCCCGGATCGATCCCACCTTGCGCGCGCTGTTCCGCGCCGCGGGTTCAGAGCTGACGCAATCCGACACACCGCCCAAAGTGGTTATCAACGAGTTTGTCGACATCGCCCGCGCCTTCTTTCCCGAAGGCAAGGAGCCGAAGTTCGTCAACGCGGTGCTGGACCATATGGCGCGCGAAGCCAAACCGGAAGCCTTCTGA
- a CDS encoding 6,7-dimethyl-8-ribityllumazine synthase, with protein MAGHETHYTLPRAEFDKPVKILIVVAPYYKDIADNLVTGAAAEIEAAGGTFEIVEVPGALEVPTAIAIADRTSNFDGYVALGCVIRGETTHYETVCNDSSRAIQLMGLQGLCIGNGILTVENRKQAEVRADTADQNKGGGAAAAALHLIALTRKWGAQTKGIGFKAPTGAYQVAGTDNGSTSA; from the coding sequence ATGGCTGGACATGAAACCCACTATACCCTGCCGCGCGCCGAGTTCGACAAGCCGGTAAAGATTCTGATCGTGGTGGCGCCCTACTACAAGGATATCGCCGACAATCTGGTAACTGGTGCCGCGGCTGAAATCGAGGCTGCGGGCGGAACCTTTGAAATCGTCGAAGTGCCCGGTGCGCTGGAAGTGCCCACCGCGATTGCAATCGCCGACCGCACCTCGAATTTTGACGGCTACGTGGCGCTGGGCTGCGTGATCCGCGGCGAGACCACCCATTATGAAACCGTCTGCAACGACAGCAGCCGCGCGATCCAGCTGATGGGCCTGCAGGGCCTGTGCATCGGCAATGGCATCCTGACCGTGGAAAACCGCAAACAGGCCGAAGTGCGCGCCGATACCGCCGATCAGAACAAAGGCGGCGGCGCGGCAGCTGCGGCCTTGCATCTGATCGCACTCACGCGTAAGTGGGGCGCCCAGACCAAAGGCATCGGTTTCAAGGCGCCCACCGGGGCGTACCAGGTCGCCGGTACAGACAACGGATCCACCAGCGCATGA
- the ribB gene encoding 3,4-dihydroxy-2-butanone-4-phosphate synthase, with the protein MSFETPGPVEAQLRDAISPIEDIIEEARQGRMFILVDHEDRENEGDLVIPAKHADAAAINFMATHGRGLICLTLPAERIEELGLPMMALHNSSRHETAFTVSIEAREGVSTGISAADRALTVATAIDPENTAADIATPGHVFPLRARRGGVLVRAGHTEAGCDVARLAGHYPSSVICEIMKEDGTMARLPDLVEYAQKHGLKIGTISDLITYRARNDNLVTETSRETVTSEIGGDWEMRLFTDQTHGIEHVVMIKGDITTPEPVLVRTHALHEATDILGLGPKSARQLPRAMEIIAEEGRGVVTLFRQPRNALYANEEDGARTVTIKQTGIGAQILSSLGLNELVLLTDSPSTKYVGLDAYGLSITGSRPILKDD; encoded by the coding sequence ATGAGCTTTGAAACACCGGGGCCGGTTGAGGCGCAATTGCGCGATGCCATCAGCCCGATTGAAGACATCATCGAAGAGGCCCGCCAGGGCCGCATGTTCATTCTTGTCGATCACGAGGACCGCGAGAACGAAGGCGACCTGGTAATTCCGGCGAAACACGCGGATGCCGCAGCGATCAACTTCATGGCCACCCATGGCCGCGGGTTGATTTGCCTGACTCTGCCGGCCGAGCGGATCGAGGAGCTGGGCCTGCCGATGATGGCGCTGCACAATTCGTCGCGCCACGAGACTGCCTTTACCGTCTCGATCGAAGCGCGCGAGGGCGTGTCCACCGGCATTTCTGCCGCAGATCGCGCACTGACCGTGGCCACTGCTATTGACCCGGAAAACACCGCCGCTGACATCGCCACCCCTGGCCATGTCTTCCCCCTTCGCGCCCGCAGGGGCGGGGTTCTGGTCCGTGCCGGCCATACCGAGGCCGGCTGCGACGTGGCCCGCCTGGCCGGCCATTACCCGTCTTCAGTGATCTGCGAGATCATGAAGGAAGACGGCACCATGGCGCGGCTGCCTGATCTGGTGGAATATGCGCAGAAACACGGGCTGAAGATCGGCACGATTTCGGACCTGATCACCTACCGGGCCCGCAACGACAATCTGGTGACGGAAACCTCGCGCGAGACCGTGACCTCGGAAATCGGCGGCGACTGGGAGATGCGCCTGTTCACCGACCAGACCCACGGCATCGAGCATGTGGTGATGATCAAGGGTGATATCACCACGCCGGAGCCGGTGCTGGTGCGCACCCATGCGCTGCATGAGGCAACGGACATCCTGGGCCTTGGCCCCAAATCAGCCCGCCAGCTGCCCCGCGCGATGGAGATCATTGCCGAGGAAGGCCGCGGCGTGGTGACCCTGTTCCGTCAGCCGCGCAATGCGCTTTATGCCAATGAGGAAGACGGCGCGCGGACAGTGACCATCAAGCAGACCGGCATCGGTGCGCAGATCCTTTCAAGCCTGGGCTTGAACGAACTGGTCCTGCTGACCGACTCGCCCTCGACCAAATATGTCGGGCTGGATGCCTATGGGCTGTCCATCACCGGCAGCCGCCCCATTCTGAAGGACGATTGA
- a CDS encoding proline racemase family protein has product MRTSRILQAVEAHAGGAPGRVITGGMPLRPGNAMLEKMQDMAANHEEIHLQTLREPRGNPGLCGNTIVPPCHPEADAGFIIFEPTEYPPMPGANTVCVVTVLLKTGVVPMTAPVTELVLEARVWLVRVCAECRDGKVTRVEFKNVPAFAVHLDAPVEAAGLGTVRVDAAWGGMFFVLAEAEKLDVALDAGNGAEILRVSEAIRHAAARQLPVVHPDNPGITGTTITNLWSAPVIEDTDGRGAITSRPAPSPRSTRRTQAAFMSVRPAAPAPAPGWQCCMHAGCWDRAASCDRRAIGHHFYRADRGENASGPYKAIVPPLSGQGWTYGLSSYTLDLSTPFPEGYTVGGMW; this is encoded by the coding sequence ATGCGCACATCCCGCATTCTGCAAGCAGTTGAGGCCCATGCCGGAGGCGCGCCGGGCCGGGTGATCACCGGCGGCATGCCCCTGCGGCCGGGCAATGCAATGCTGGAAAAGATGCAGGACATGGCCGCGAACCATGAGGAGATCCACCTGCAGACGCTGCGCGAACCGCGGGGAAATCCGGGGCTGTGCGGTAACACGATTGTGCCGCCCTGCCATCCGGAGGCGGATGCCGGCTTCATCATCTTCGAGCCGACCGAATACCCGCCGATGCCGGGTGCCAACACGGTCTGCGTGGTGACGGTGCTGCTGAAGACCGGCGTGGTGCCGATGACGGCGCCGGTGACGGAACTGGTGCTGGAGGCCCGGGTCTGGCTGGTCCGGGTGTGCGCCGAATGCCGCGACGGCAAGGTGACGCGGGTGGAGTTCAAGAACGTGCCGGCCTTTGCCGTGCACCTGGACGCGCCGGTAGAGGCTGCCGGACTGGGCACGGTCCGGGTGGACGCGGCCTGGGGCGGCATGTTCTTTGTGCTGGCCGAGGCGGAAAAGCTGGACGTTGCGCTGGACGCAGGGAACGGCGCAGAGATCCTGCGCGTCTCCGAGGCAATCCGCCATGCCGCCGCCCGGCAGCTGCCGGTGGTGCATCCGGACAACCCCGGGATCACCGGCACGACCATCACCAATCTCTGGAGCGCGCCGGTGATAGAAGACACGGATGGCCGCGGGGCGATCACCTCTCGACCGGCCCCTTCGCCCCGGAGCACCCGCAGGACGCAAGCGGCATTCATGAGCGTTCGCCCTGCGGCACCGGCACCCGCGCCAGGATGGCAGTGCTGCATGCACGCGGGCTGCTGGGATCGGGCAGCATCATGTGATCGCCGGGCCATTGGGCACCACTTTTACCGGGCGGATCGTGGAGAAAACGCAAGCGGGCCTTACAAGGCCATTGTCCCTCCCCTGTCCGGCCAGGGCTGGACTTATGGTCTCTCCAGCTACACGCTGGACCTCAGCACCCCGTTCCCGGAGGGCTATACCGTCGGCGGCATGTGGTGA
- a CDS encoding riboflavin synthase, with protein MFTGIITDVGTIAELEQQGDLRARIRTSYDTATIDIGASIASDGVCLTVIALGEDWYDVQISAETVSKTNLDCWTAGKRVNLERALKVGDELGGHIVSGHVDGVAEVVDLKDEGDSTRVTLRAPQDLARFIAPKGSVALNGTSLTVNDVDGCDFGINFIPHTKDVTTWGDVELGSRINLEIDTLARYVARLQEAG; from the coding sequence ATGTTTACAGGCATTATCACAGACGTTGGCACCATCGCCGAACTGGAGCAGCAAGGCGACCTGCGTGCCCGCATCCGCACCAGCTATGACACTGCCACCATCGATATCGGCGCCTCGATTGCCTCTGACGGGGTCTGCCTGACTGTGATTGCACTGGGCGAGGACTGGTACGATGTGCAAATCTCGGCCGAGACCGTCTCCAAGACCAATCTGGACTGCTGGACCGCGGGCAAGCGGGTCAACCTCGAGCGCGCTCTGAAAGTGGGCGATGAACTCGGCGGCCATATCGTGTCCGGCCATGTGGACGGCGTCGCGGAAGTTGTGGACCTGAAAGACGAAGGCGACAGCACCCGCGTCACCCTGCGCGCACCGCAGGATCTGGCCCGGTTCATCGCTCCCAAAGGATCGGTTGCCCTGAACGGCACCTCCTTGACGGTGAATGATGTGGATGGCTGTGATTTCGGCATCAATTTCATTCCGCACACCAAGGACGTCACCACTTGGGGGGATGTGGAGCTGGGCAGCCGCATAAACCTGGAAATCGACACCCTGGCCCGCTACGTCGCGCGTCTGCAGGAAGCCGGATAA
- a CDS encoding capsule biosynthesis protein, which translates to MPSQPMKHRSFLFLQGPHGPFFSALGRMLRAAGCDVARVGFNAGDQAFWRGKDSYIPFTGSQQDWPEVLAGLLDSRGITDVVLYGDTRPLHASAIEAAQQRGLTVHVFEEGYLRPYWVTYERGGANGHSRLMEMGVAEMQQALALSDMETPLPPAHWGDMRQHVFYGALYHWFVMFRNRRYRNFRPHRSLTVTKEFRLYLKRLLLMPTQALERRMAERRIRNGGFPYHLALLQLEHDSSFQMHSPFSSMGEFLQEVIRGFAEGAPRHHHLVIKAHPLEDGRAQVRRTLRRLARDHGIEDRVHYVRGGKLAQLLNEARTAVTVNSTAGQQVLWRGIPLRVFGRAVYGKPEFVSEQPLADFFAAASRPDSRAYKDYRRFLLETSQVPGGYYSREGRRQLLRQVADMMLAGEDPYDALRLGKAAPRQQLRLVT; encoded by the coding sequence ATGCCAAGCCAACCGATGAAACACCGCAGCTTTCTGTTCCTGCAGGGCCCGCACGGGCCGTTTTTTTCCGCCCTCGGCCGGATGCTGCGGGCGGCGGGCTGCGATGTGGCCCGGGTAGGGTTCAATGCGGGCGATCAGGCCTTCTGGCGCGGCAAGGACAGCTATATTCCCTTCACCGGCAGCCAGCAGGACTGGCCGGAAGTGCTGGCCGGGCTGCTGGATAGCCGCGGCATCACTGATGTTGTTCTGTATGGCGACACCCGCCCCCTTCACGCCAGCGCGATCGAGGCTGCCCAGCAGCGCGGCCTCACCGTGCATGTCTTTGAAGAAGGCTATCTGCGCCCCTACTGGGTGACTTACGAGCGCGGCGGCGCCAATGGCCATTCGCGGCTGATGGAGATGGGCGTTGCGGAAATGCAGCAAGCGCTGGCGCTGTCCGACATGGAGACGCCGCTGCCGCCGGCCCATTGGGGCGATATGCGCCAGCACGTGTTCTACGGTGCGCTGTACCACTGGTTCGTGATGTTCCGGAACCGTAGGTACCGCAATTTCCGCCCCCACCGGTCGCTGACGGTGACCAAGGAATTCCGGCTTTACCTCAAGCGGTTGCTGCTGATGCCAACCCAGGCGCTGGAGCGGCGGATGGCGGAACGGCGCATCCGCAACGGCGGGTTCCCCTATCATCTGGCGTTGCTGCAGCTGGAGCATGACAGCTCCTTCCAGATGCATTCCCCCTTCTCCAGCATGGGCGAATTTCTGCAGGAGGTGATCCGCGGCTTTGCCGAAGGCGCCCCGCGTCACCATCACCTGGTGATCAAGGCGCATCCGCTGGAGGACGGCCGCGCCCAGGTGCGCCGCACCCTGCGCCGTCTGGCGCGCGACCACGGCATCGAAGACCGGGTGCATTATGTGCGCGGCGGCAAGCTGGCGCAGCTTCTGAACGAAGCGCGCACTGCGGTGACCGTCAACTCCACCGCCGGCCAGCAGGTGCTGTGGCGCGGCATTCCGCTGCGGGTGTTCGGGCGCGCTGTTTACGGCAAGCCCGAGTTTGTTTCCGAGCAGCCCCTGGCTGACTTCTTTGCCGCCGCCAGCCGGCCGGACAGCCGCGCCTACAAGGATTACCGCCGCTTCCTGCTGGAAACCTCGCAGGTGCCTGGCGGCTACTACTCCCGCGAGGGGCGCCGCCAGCTGCTGCGCCAAGTCGCCGACATGATGCTGGCCGGCGAAGACCCCTATGACGCGCTGCGCCTGGGCAAAGCGGCACCGCGGCAACAGTTGCGCCTGGTGACCTGA
- a CDS encoding polysaccharide biosynthesis/export family protein, whose protein sequence is MLTALALAVSCGLPKVGPNKRQIFAGSVQREGDAFIVSVNDRVARATAVVPALGFSSGFTSAGRLTSDTIRPGDVLGLTVWENVDDGLLAAEATNSTVLEEVQVDSAGYIFVPYAGRLRASGNTPDQLRETITRKLEDQTPDPQVQVRRLAGDGATVSLTGAVGGQGVYPIERPTRTLSSMLAQAGGVTISPEIAQVTVIRGQEKGKIWFQDLFDHPELDVALRGGDRILVEEDTRSFTALGATSAQARVPFESQDLSALEAIAQVGGLISTASDPTGVFVLRNEPAEIANQVLGRDDLIGAQRLVYVLNLTQPNGLFIARDFVIRDDDTLYVTEAPYAQWTKTISLLVTPVGSLSSVSAALGE, encoded by the coding sequence ATGCTGACGGCATTGGCCCTTGCGGTCTCTTGCGGCCTGCCCAAGGTCGGCCCTAACAAGCGCCAGATCTTCGCCGGGTCCGTGCAGCGGGAAGGCGATGCCTTCATCGTCTCCGTCAACGACCGCGTCGCCCGTGCCACAGCCGTTGTTCCGGCCCTTGGCTTTTCTTCCGGCTTCACCTCTGCGGGCCGGCTCACCTCGGACACCATCCGTCCCGGCGACGTGCTGGGGCTGACGGTCTGGGAGAACGTGGATGACGGGCTGCTGGCGGCCGAGGCCACCAACTCCACCGTGCTGGAGGAGGTGCAGGTCGACAGTGCAGGCTATATTTTCGTGCCCTACGCAGGCCGCTTGCGCGCCTCCGGCAATACACCCGACCAGCTGCGCGAGACCATCACCAGAAAGCTCGAAGACCAGACCCCCGACCCGCAGGTTCAGGTGCGCCGTCTGGCCGGTGACGGTGCCACGGTCAGTCTGACAGGCGCTGTCGGCGGCCAGGGCGTCTATCCGATCGAACGCCCGACCCGGACCCTGTCCTCGATGCTGGCCCAGGCCGGCGGCGTGACAATCTCGCCGGAAATCGCCCAGGTCACCGTGATCCGGGGTCAGGAAAAGGGCAAGATCTGGTTCCAGGATCTGTTCGACCATCCGGAGCTGGACGTGGCCCTGCGCGGCGGCGACCGTATTCTGGTGGAAGAAGACACCCGCTCCTTCACCGCCTTGGGCGCGACCTCGGCCCAGGCGCGGGTGCCGTTTGAAAGCCAGGACCTCTCGGCGCTGGAAGCCATCGCCCAGGTCGGCGGTCTGATTTCCACCGCCTCCGATCCGACCGGGGTGTTTGTGCTGCGCAATGAGCCGGCCGAGATCGCCAACCAGGTGCTGGGCCGCGATGACCTGATCGGCGCGCAGCGGTTGGTCTATGTGCTGAATCTGACCCAGCCGAACGGGTTGTTTATCGCCCGCGATTTCGTGATCCGCGACGACGACACCCTTTATGTCACCGAAGCGCCCTACGCCCAGTGGACCAAGACCATCTCGCTGCTTGTGACGCCGGTGGGGTCGCTGTCGAGCGTTTCGGCCGCCCTGGGCGAATAA
- a CDS encoding capsular polysaccharide biosynthesis protein: MRLMPGRTEAGSTSSRLFVFNGGFLTQRRVRRILQLCGHRIRLGLPQAEDLVGIWGATPTAHRGLAVAAQRGCGLLRVEDAFLRSLHPGRAGEPPMGLLLDQAGVHFDAAQPSELEQMLAGHPLDDAHLMRRARDAIARLKHAHLSKYNAFDPATPAPEPGYVLVADQARDDASVAASRADRARFLEMLAFAQEEHPGARVLIKTHPETLRGYRSGYYDAKDAQGRVELFTASMSPWALLEGAVGVYTVSSQLGFEAILAGHKPRVFGQPFYAGWGLSIDDAPPARRQRRLTRAQLFAAAMILYPKWYDPFQDELCGLETVLDNLEARVRAWRDDHCGWAASGMRLWKRKPLQKFFGAEKRMLFTEDPATAQAGGRRRMVWAGKADAAQEGAVQVEDGFLRSRGLGAELVPPLSLVTDRQGIYYDPRRASDLDRLIASRVEMSQAEELRAEHLVRSLVRDGVSKYNLGGTAPALPEGHRILVPGQVEDDASILCGAGEVKTNLDLLRGVRQANPDAVIVYKPHPDVEAGLRKGQVAAEGLADAVASHADPMALLGAVQEVWTMTSLLGFEALLRGLPVTTLGTPFYAGWGLTTDLAPVPPWRQAQVTVLGLAYAALIDYPRYFDPVTGQPCPVEVAVRRLREGRLPHPGLGNRLLSKLQGLFATYAHLWR; this comes from the coding sequence ATGCGCCTGATGCCAGGCCGGACAGAAGCCGGAAGCACGTCTTCCCGGCTTTTTGTTTTCAATGGCGGCTTTCTGACCCAGCGCCGGGTGCGGCGGATCCTGCAGCTTTGCGGTCACCGCATCCGGCTGGGGCTGCCGCAGGCCGAGGATCTGGTTGGCATCTGGGGCGCCACGCCCACTGCGCACCGGGGCCTTGCAGTCGCCGCACAGCGCGGCTGCGGGCTGCTCAGGGTCGAGGATGCCTTTCTGCGCTCGCTCCACCCCGGCCGTGCAGGCGAGCCGCCCATGGGGCTGCTGCTGGACCAGGCAGGGGTGCATTTCGACGCGGCGCAGCCGTCAGAACTGGAACAGATGCTGGCCGGACATCCGCTGGATGACGCGCATCTGATGCGCCGGGCACGCGATGCGATTGCCCGGCTCAAGCACGCCCATCTCAGCAAGTACAACGCTTTTGATCCCGCGACCCCGGCGCCGGAGCCGGGCTATGTTCTGGTTGCGGATCAGGCGCGCGACGACGCCTCGGTCGCTGCATCACGCGCCGATCGGGCGCGGTTTCTGGAAATGCTTGCCTTTGCCCAGGAAGAGCACCCTGGCGCGCGGGTGCTGATCAAGACCCACCCCGAGACATTGCGCGGTTACCGGTCGGGGTATTACGATGCCAAGGACGCGCAGGGGCGGGTGGAACTGTTCACCGCCAGTATGTCGCCCTGGGCGCTGCTGGAGGGGGCCGTCGGTGTTTATACTGTCTCCTCGCAGCTGGGGTTTGAAGCAATCCTGGCAGGCCATAAGCCGCGTGTCTTCGGACAACCGTTCTACGCGGGTTGGGGGCTGAGCATTGACGACGCCCCGCCCGCCCGCAGGCAGCGCCGGCTGACGCGGGCTCAGCTGTTTGCAGCCGCAATGATTCTCTACCCCAAGTGGTACGACCCGTTCCAAGATGAATTATGCGGGCTGGAAACGGTGCTGGACAATCTGGAGGCTCGGGTGCGGGCCTGGCGGGACGACCACTGCGGCTGGGCGGCTTCGGGCATGCGGCTGTGGAAACGCAAGCCGCTGCAGAAGTTCTTCGGCGCCGAAAAGCGGATGCTGTTCACCGAAGACCCGGCCACAGCGCAGGCCGGCGGGCGCAGGCGGATGGTCTGGGCCGGCAAGGCGGACGCGGCGCAGGAGGGCGCCGTGCAGGTGGAGGACGGTTTTCTGCGCTCCCGCGGACTGGGAGCTGAGCTGGTGCCGCCCCTGTCGCTGGTGACCGACCGCCAGGGGATCTACTACGACCCGCGCCGCGCCTCGGATCTGGATAGGCTGATTGCCAGCAGGGTTGAGATGAGCCAGGCCGAGGAGTTGCGGGCCGAGCATCTGGTGCGGTCTCTGGTCCGGGACGGCGTGTCGAAGTACAATCTCGGCGGCACCGCCCCTGCCCTGCCCGAGGGCCACCGGATCCTGGTGCCTGGCCAGGTGGAGGATGACGCCTCGATCCTTTGCGGCGCCGGAGAAGTGAAGACCAACCTGGATCTGCTGCGCGGGGTGCGGCAGGCCAACCCGGACGCGGTGATTGTCTACAAGCCGCATCCGGATGTGGAGGCGGGACTGCGCAAGGGCCAGGTTGCGGCAGAGGGGCTGGCGGATGCGGTTGCCTCCCATGCGGACCCCATGGCCCTGCTGGGCGCGGTGCAGGAGGTCTGGACGATGACCTCTCTTCTGGGGTTTGAGGCGCTGCTGCGCGGACTTCCCGTGACCACGCTGGGAACCCCGTTTTATGCAGGCTGGGGCCTGACAACGGATCTGGCCCCGGTGCCGCCGTGGCGGCAGGCCCAGGTCACAGTTCTTGGCCTCGCCTATGCGGCGCTGATCGACTACCCGCGCTATTTCGACCCGGTGACCGGACAGCCCTGCCCGGTGGAGGTGGCCGTGAGGCGTCTGCGCGAAGGCCGGCTGCCGCATCCAGGCCTCGGCAACCGGCTGCTGTCCAAACTGCAGGGGCTGTTTGCCACCTACGCCCATCTGTGGCGCTGA
- the ribD gene encoding bifunctional diaminohydroxyphosphoribosylaminopyrimidine deaminase/5-amino-6-(5-phosphoribosylamino)uracil reductase RibD: protein MDSDHRFMALALSLGRRGQGNCWPNPAVGCVIVQGGRVVGRGWTRPGGRPHAETEALAQAGEAARGATAYVTLEPCAHHGKTPPCAQALIDAGLARVVAAIEDSDPRVSGHGFQMLRDAGIAVATGIWGAQAARDHAGFFLKTEQGRPLVTLKLASSFDGRIATGSGQSKWITGPEARRAVHAMRARHDAVMVGGGTARADDPSLTVRDLGVDHQPVRVVISRHLDLPLMGQLARTARDVPVWLCHGHGADHERIQAWEGLGAKLIPCASHGVQLDAADVLQQLGQAGLTRVFCEGGSALAASLLAFDLVDELIGFTAGLGIGAEGLPSIGALGIGRLDEAPRFDLVETRPLGKDILHRWTRALR from the coding sequence ATGGATTCCGATCACCGTTTCATGGCGCTGGCGCTGTCCCTGGGGCGGCGCGGGCAGGGCAACTGCTGGCCGAACCCAGCGGTCGGCTGTGTGATCGTGCAGGGCGGCCGCGTTGTGGGCCGCGGCTGGACCCGGCCGGGCGGCCGCCCCCATGCCGAAACCGAAGCGCTGGCGCAGGCCGGTGAGGCCGCACGCGGCGCCACCGCTTATGTGACGCTGGAACCTTGCGCCCATCACGGCAAGACTCCGCCGTGCGCGCAGGCGCTGATCGATGCCGGGCTGGCGCGGGTTGTTGCGGCGATCGAGGACAGCGATCCGCGGGTGTCCGGGCACGGTTTTCAGATGCTGCGCGATGCGGGCATCGCGGTGGCCACCGGCATATGGGGGGCACAGGCAGCGCGGGATCATGCTGGGTTCTTTCTGAAGACCGAACAGGGCCGCCCGCTGGTGACGCTGAAGCTGGCAAGCAGTTTTGACGGGCGCATTGCCACCGGATCAGGCCAAAGCAAATGGATCACCGGACCGGAGGCGCGCCGCGCCGTGCACGCAATGCGCGCGCGCCATGACGCGGTGATGGTCGGCGGCGGGACTGCGCGGGCGGATGATCCCTCGCTGACGGTTCGGGACCTGGGTGTGGACCACCAGCCGGTGCGGGTGGTGATCTCCCGCCATCTGGACTTGCCGCTGATGGGGCAGCTGGCCCGTACGGCCAGGGACGTGCCGGTCTGGCTGTGCCACGGTCACGGCGCTGATCATGAGCGGATCCAGGCCTGGGAAGGACTGGGCGCCAAGCTGATCCCCTGCGCCTCTCACGGGGTGCAACTGGACGCTGCGGATGTGTTGCAGCAGCTGGGTCAGGCGGGGCTCACGAGGGTGTTCTGCGAAGGCGGCAGCGCATTGGCGGCATCGTTGCTGGCGTTTGATCTGGTGGATGAGCTGATCGGATTTACCGCCGGACTGGGCATCGGTGCCGAAGGGCTGCCATCGATCGGTGCGCTGGGCATCGGGCGTCTGGACGAGGCGCCGCGGTTCGATCTGGTTGAAACCCGTCCCCTCGGCAAGGACATTCTGCATCGCTGGACCCGCGCGCTGCGCTGA
- the nrdR gene encoding transcriptional regulator NrdR, with the protein MRCPFCGNIDTQVKDSRPAEDHVSIRRRRFCPACGGRFTTYERVQLRDLVVIKTSGKREDFDRDKLERSIRISMQKRPIEPERIDQMISGIVRRLESMGETDIGSKKIGEIVMEALARIDTVAYVRFASVYKNFQAADDFEDFVHELRPGTAPED; encoded by the coding sequence ATGCGCTGCCCATTTTGCGGAAATATCGACACTCAGGTCAAGGATTCACGCCCCGCCGAAGATCATGTTTCAATCCGGCGGCGCCGGTTCTGCCCGGCTTGCGGCGGCCGTTTCACCACCTATGAACGGGTTCAGCTGCGCGATTTAGTGGTGATCAAGACCAGCGGCAAACGCGAGGATTTCGACCGCGACAAGCTGGAACGCTCCATCCGCATATCGATGCAGAAACGCCCGATTGAGCCGGAGCGCATTGATCAGATGATCTCGGGCATTGTGCGGCGGCTGGAAAGCATGGGCGAAACGGATATCGGCTCGAAGAAAATCGGCGAGATCGTGATGGAGGCGCTGGCCCGGATCGACACTGTGGCTTACGTGCGCTTTGCCAGCGTTTACAAAAACTTTCAGGCGGCGGATGATTTCGAGGATTTTGTTCACGAGCTCCGCCCCGGCACCGCGCCGGAAGACTGA